ATTACTGTTGTCCTGTTTTCAAACTTCTCCATATATCCACCGCTTATAATCCCGGAATTTTTATCCCCGATGCTTTTATATCCTGCAAAATATTTTCCTGCACAGCCAGTTTGGTGTCCTGGAAACCATGCGCGTGTACCCAAACATTTACCCCAACCCGGTATCCGTCCGGATCGATCCCGGCAATGCCAATCCTCCTTTCGGGCGTTTCGAGAATATTTTTTGATTTGTCGATTGATGCATTGATAACCGATTTAACCTCGTTAAAATCAATATTGTTAGTAAATTTCAGCTCAATATCCAACCGGCGCGTACCCTCCCTGCTGATATTGATAATAACTTCGTTGGATAGCTTACTGTTGGGCACAATCACAATCCGGTTATCAAAAGTTTTAACCGTGGTATAAAAAATCTGGATAGATGTAACCGTACCCTCCAATCCTTGTGCTATAATGTTATCACCTATAACAAAAGGTTTAAGCAACAAAATAAGCACACCGCTGGCAAAATTTTGCAAAGTACCCGAAAGCGCCAAACCGGCGGCTACGCCAAACGCGCCAACCAATGCAGTAAATAAGGTGATAGGCACTCCCATAATTTGCACCACACCCAGTATAAGCAAAACCCGCAAGGTTACACCTACCAGGCTTTGCAAAAAGGGTTTGATGGTGGGATCAATTTCCTTCTTAAGCATATGCCCCTGCCACCACTTCAGTAGCAGGTTAATTAACCAAAGCCCTATAAATAAAACCAGTAAACCTATTAAAAATCCGGGGCCGTATTTAATTATCCAAACGTACACCTGGTCATAAAACTTTTCTATCTTCATAACAAAAGCGTTAAACTTTTAATTAAAAATCATTATTGCTTAACGTGGGTTTGGCGGGATGGTTTGAATTTAACCGGAATAGTAATATTTTTTGAGGCTGGCTCAAAAGCAAATTATTACCTATTTTTGTGTATGCAGACACTTGAGATTACTGTTCCGGTTGATAAAACCCGCTTGGTTAAAAGCCTGCTAAAAGAGCTTGGGGTAA
The sequence above is a segment of the Mucilaginibacter celer genome. Coding sequences within it:
- a CDS encoding mechanosensitive ion channel family protein: MKIEKFYDQVYVWIIKYGPGFLIGLLVLFIGLWLINLLLKWWQGHMLKKEIDPTIKPFLQSLVGVTLRVLLILGVVQIMGVPITLFTALVGAFGVAAGLALSGTLQNFASGVLILLLKPFVIGDNIIAQGLEGTVTSIQIFYTTVKTFDNRIVIVPNSKLSNEVIINISREGTRRLDIELKFTNNIDFNEVKSVINASIDKSKNILETPERRIGIAGIDPDGYRVGVNVWVHAHGFQDTKLAVQENILQDIKASGIKIPGL